Proteins encoded in a region of the Enterococcus gilvus ATCC BAA-350 genome:
- a CDS encoding thioesterase family protein, with amino-acid sequence MKEITKKYLVKQEQSALKMGSGDLEVLATPALVAMMENCCKVLLSSQLSSEQTSVGFKMNVKHLYPTSVGEEIRIEATLMEVDNKKHSFSIKAYDNKQLIGEATHQRVVVEIANFLEKLK; translated from the coding sequence ATGAAAGAGATAACAAAAAAATATTTAGTTAAACAAGAACAAAGCGCTCTTAAAATGGGATCAGGAGATTTAGAAGTTTTAGCTACCCCTGCATTGGTAGCAATGATGGAAAATTGCTGTAAGGTCCTTCTGTCATCACAGCTTTCGTCAGAGCAAACCAGCGTTGGTTTTAAAATGAATGTGAAGCATCTGTATCCTACATCTGTTGGTGAAGAAATTAGAATTGAAGCAACGCTAATGGAAGTTGATAATAAAAAACACAGTTTTTCAATCAAAGCCTACGATAATAAGCAGTTGATTGGTGAAGCAACGCATCAACGAGTCGTCGTTGAAATCGCAAATTTTCTTGAAAAATTGAAGTAG
- a CDS encoding nucleotide pyrophosphohydrolase, translating into MDEKTMKIMQQEVDDYIKQFKTGYFSPLGQLARLTEEVGELAREVNHYYGEKKKKNSEKPKTVEEELGDVLFVTIIMANSLGIDLTEAFNQNMDKFNQRDHFRFERIDGEIEGGHQ; encoded by the coding sequence ATGGATGAAAAGACAATGAAAATCATGCAACAAGAAGTTGATGATTATATAAAACAATTTAAAACAGGTTATTTTTCACCGCTGGGACAATTAGCTCGTTTAACCGAAGAAGTTGGAGAACTAGCACGCGAGGTCAATCATTACTATGGTGAAAAAAAGAAAAAAAATTCTGAAAAGCCGAAGACTGTAGAAGAGGAACTAGGAGACGTGTTATTTGTAACAATTATTATGGCAAATTCTTTAGGAATAGATTTAACTGAAGCCTTCAATCAAAACATGGACAAATTCAATCAACGGGATCATTTTCGTTTTGAGCGAATTGATGGTGAGATAGAGGGGGGACATCAATGA
- a CDS encoding YpmS family protein has product MKEKMKKINGWKVAFLVLIGVILGGVIFSTVRIFTARETNLPSSAETTVPKGSPVLTMNTNKKKLNTVMEYFLNDLQKGSDIKYEFYLENQAMLKGEFKILGAKVDFYLYFDPYVMDNGNVQLKARDLSIGSLNLPVSQVMATVKRGYKFPKWVAIDPEEQTIVLKLNEFKMSNGMFIKANHIDLVGDDIQFSLYLPKEKKAND; this is encoded by the coding sequence ATGAAGGAAAAAATGAAAAAAATCAACGGCTGGAAAGTGGCTTTCCTCGTGTTGATCGGTGTTATTTTAGGAGGCGTCATTTTTTCTACTGTCCGTATATTTACAGCTCGAGAAACGAATCTGCCTTCAAGCGCTGAAACGACGGTACCGAAAGGTTCTCCTGTTTTAACAATGAACACCAATAAAAAGAAATTGAATACGGTCATGGAATATTTTCTAAATGATCTTCAAAAGGGTTCCGATATTAAATATGAGTTTTATTTAGAAAATCAAGCCATGCTAAAAGGTGAATTCAAAATATTAGGAGCGAAAGTGGATTTTTATCTTTACTTTGATCCGTATGTTATGGATAATGGCAATGTCCAATTGAAAGCCCGAGATTTGTCTATAGGATCTTTAAACTTACCCGTGAGTCAAGTTATGGCTACCGTAAAGCGTGGCTACAAATTCCCCAAATGGGTAGCAATTGATCCGGAAGAGCAAACTATCGTTCTGAAATTGAATGAATTTAAAATGAGTAATGGAATGTTTATCAAAGCAAATCATATTGATCTTGTAGGTGATGACATTCAATTTAGTTTGTATTTACCAAAAGAAAAAAAGGCAAATGACTAA
- a CDS encoding CCA tRNA nucleotidyltransferase yields the protein MKLEAFPLEFQGAMPILRKLQNAGYEAYYVGGSVRDILLNKPIHDVDIATSAFPAEVKELFHRTIDVGIDHGTVMVLTKEATYEVTTFRTESTYQDYRRPDHVEFVRSLKEDLKRRDFTINALAVGIDGTVIDLFDGLEDLRNKVLRAVGNPYERFHEDALRMMRALRFVSHLGFTLEPDTFEAIQEYHSLLAKISVERINVEFVKLMMGSFREAGLRSFVESECYIYCPGLRDYGEALLNFAELRGPAIPTERQAWTLLMTMLNMEAKDIRHFMKEWKCSNQLIREVTEMVPALNFRLEHEWDNWTLYQLGRELALSVEYLLYYFDREPNLPKVRLLYQYLPINSLKDLELKGNEVMEHFDYPRGPWISKTLSTLEKEVVEGRLENSKEALLDFAQDFLEKERL from the coding sequence ATGAAACTAGAGGCTTTTCCATTAGAGTTTCAAGGTGCAATGCCAATTTTAAGAAAATTGCAGAATGCTGGATACGAGGCGTATTATGTCGGTGGGAGTGTTCGTGATATTTTGTTGAATAAGCCTATTCATGATGTGGATATCGCAACCAGTGCGTTTCCTGCAGAAGTAAAAGAATTGTTCCATCGTACGATCGATGTTGGAATAGATCACGGAACCGTGATGGTACTTACAAAAGAGGCAACGTATGAGGTTACAACGTTCCGTACAGAATCAACGTATCAAGATTACCGGCGTCCAGATCATGTAGAATTTGTTCGTTCATTAAAAGAAGATCTTAAACGGCGTGATTTTACAATCAATGCGTTAGCGGTCGGGATTGATGGGACCGTTATTGATCTTTTTGATGGATTAGAGGATTTAAGAAACAAAGTATTACGTGCTGTAGGTAATCCTTATGAACGATTTCATGAAGATGCGCTGCGCATGATGCGGGCACTACGATTCGTCAGTCACTTAGGATTTACATTAGAGCCGGATACCTTTGAGGCGATTCAAGAATACCATTCTCTATTAGCGAAAATATCTGTCGAGCGTATCAACGTTGAATTTGTCAAGTTGATGATGGGATCGTTTCGTGAAGCGGGCTTGCGTTCTTTCGTAGAATCGGAGTGTTATATCTATTGTCCAGGGTTACGTGATTATGGAGAGGCATTGTTGAATTTTGCCGAGCTTCGAGGTCCGGCAATTCCAACAGAACGTCAAGCTTGGACGCTATTAATGACTATGCTAAATATGGAAGCTAAGGACATTCGTCATTTTATGAAGGAATGGAAATGTTCGAATCAACTGATCCGAGAAGTAACGGAGATGGTTCCGGCTTTAAACTTTCGCTTGGAACACGAATGGGATAACTGGACGTTGTATCAATTAGGAAGAGAGTTAGCTCTTTCTGTTGAATACTTACTCTATTACTTTGATCGGGAGCCTAATTTACCCAAAGTTCGATTGCTCTATCAATATTTACCAATAAATTCTTTAAAAGATTTAGAGTTAAAAGGAAATGAAGTAATGGAACATTTTGACTACCCACGCGGTCCGTGGATTAGCAAAACATTAAGCACTTTAGAAAAGGAAGTTGTTGAAGGCCGACTCGAGAATAGTAAGGAAGCACTATTAGATTTTGCGCAGGATTTTTTAGAAAAGGAGAGGCTATGA
- the ylqF gene encoding ribosome biogenesis GTPase YlqF: MTIQWFPGHMAKARREVSEKLKFVDIVFELIDARLPLSSRNPMLDQIVQNKPRLILLNKSDLADLSQTNLWVNYFREQGQHVLALTAKDDKSVKQIVPASKKVLADKITRDKERGLKPRAIRAMVLGIPNVGKSTLLNHLAGKKVASTGNRPGVTKGQQWLRFGSQLELLDTPGILWPKFEDPSVGKKLALTGAIKDDLLHLDDLALYELEIFCRFYPEQLKERYKLTQDDLFMELPELLMLISEKRGFKEDYERASEMLILELRQGRLGRFTLDRFEEHND; encoded by the coding sequence ATGACCATTCAATGGTTTCCTGGTCACATGGCCAAGGCGAGACGTGAGGTCTCTGAAAAATTAAAATTTGTCGATATCGTTTTTGAATTAATTGATGCTAGACTCCCTTTATCATCTCGCAATCCCATGTTAGATCAAATTGTACAAAATAAACCACGATTGATCTTGCTAAACAAATCAGATTTGGCTGATTTAAGCCAAACCAACTTATGGGTGAATTATTTTCGTGAGCAAGGACAGCACGTTCTTGCTTTAACTGCAAAAGATGATAAAAGTGTAAAGCAAATAGTTCCTGCTAGTAAGAAGGTTCTAGCAGATAAAATTACGCGTGACAAGGAAAGAGGACTAAAACCGCGGGCGATTCGCGCAATGGTTTTAGGAATCCCCAATGTAGGCAAATCAACGTTACTGAATCATCTGGCTGGTAAAAAAGTTGCGAGTACGGGAAATCGCCCAGGTGTCACGAAAGGGCAACAATGGCTTCGTTTTGGATCACAATTAGAATTATTGGATACACCAGGGATTTTATGGCCTAAGTTTGAAGATCCTTCTGTTGGGAAAAAGCTGGCTCTGACTGGAGCAATTAAAGATGATCTTCTTCATTTAGATGACTTAGCACTTTATGAACTAGAAATATTTTGCCGTTTTTACCCAGAGCAATTAAAAGAACGTTATAAATTAACACAGGATGATTTATTTATGGAATTGCCTGAATTATTAATGTTAATTTCTGAGAAGCGTGGCTTCAAAGAAGATTATGAGCGAGCAAGTGAGATGTTGATTCTTGAATTGAGACAAGGCAGATTAGGGCGCTTTACTTTGGATCGTTTTGAGGAGCATAATGACTAA
- a CDS encoding dihydrofolate reductase: MLIAIWAQDKNGLIGKDNHLPWHLPNDLRFFKEMTLEHTLVMGRKTFEGMGGRPLPRRKTIVLTHDKDYHAENVLIMHSLEEVLDFDKKNNGNIFIAGGSAIYTEFMPHCKKIYRTFIEASFEGDAYFPNTNWDEWQLTERRQGQRDDKNPYRYYFETYERTGS, from the coding sequence ATGCTGATTGCGATTTGGGCACAGGATAAAAATGGCTTGATTGGCAAGGATAACCATTTGCCTTGGCATTTGCCAAATGATTTGCGTTTCTTCAAGGAAATGACATTAGAGCACACCTTAGTGATGGGACGTAAAACATTTGAGGGAATGGGTGGACGCCCCTTGCCACGTAGGAAGACAATTGTATTGACTCATGATAAAGACTATCATGCTGAAAATGTTTTAATCATGCACTCACTAGAGGAAGTGCTCGATTTCGATAAAAAAAATAATGGGAACATTTTTATTGCAGGAGGGTCTGCAATCTATACCGAATTCATGCCCCATTGTAAGAAAATCTATCGAACGTTCATCGAAGCTAGTTTTGAAGGCGATGCCTATTTTCCTAATACGAATTGGGACGAGTGGCAGCTGACTGAGCGAAGACAAGGACAAAGAGATGACAAAAATCCTTATCGCTATTATTTTGAAACGTATGAAAGAACCGGGTCTTAA
- a CDS encoding SGNH/GDSL hydrolase family protein → MKRFSIIVVPLVTAVVTLLILFLTIPKAESRIRVVRDESQNYKKSVHFVAVGDSLTEGVGDQTKRGGYVPLVADALQQKYGLTSIEKNNYGVSGERSDQILKRVKKDTDLRSSLASADFITMTVGGNDLFQAFQKNLTAKNAKQFDRPIKKYGEHVKNILEEMRELNPNAPIYIIGIYNPYFLNFPDIKAMQTVVDNWNDETQSLTKETKNCFFVPVNDLLYKGIATKDSGQTNESSNSEVKNNALYDEDNFHPNNLGYQLMATAIQEKIVETKDLWLIKESN, encoded by the coding sequence ATGAAACGATTTTCAATAATAGTGGTTCCTTTAGTTACAGCAGTGGTTACTTTGCTTATTCTCTTCTTAACAATTCCGAAAGCCGAATCTAGAATCCGCGTCGTTCGGGATGAAAGTCAAAATTATAAGAAATCTGTTCACTTTGTAGCTGTGGGAGACTCACTTACAGAAGGAGTCGGCGACCAGACAAAACGCGGTGGCTATGTCCCCTTAGTAGCGGATGCCTTACAACAAAAATATGGATTAACTTCAATCGAAAAAAATAATTATGGTGTTTCTGGCGAGCGCAGTGATCAAATATTAAAGCGTGTAAAAAAAGATACAGATTTGCGAAGTAGTTTAGCAAGTGCAGATTTTATTACGATGACGGTTGGGGGAAACGATCTCTTTCAAGCGTTTCAGAAAAACCTTACTGCGAAAAATGCGAAGCAATTTGACCGGCCTATTAAAAAATACGGGGAGCATGTCAAAAATATTTTAGAAGAAATGCGGGAATTAAATCCCAACGCCCCTATTTACATTATAGGAATTTACAATCCCTATTTCTTGAATTTCCCAGATATAAAAGCCATGCAGACTGTCGTTGATAATTGGAATGACGAAACTCAGAGTTTAACAAAAGAGACGAAAAACTGCTTTTTTGTTCCCGTTAACGATCTTCTTTACAAAGGGATTGCAACAAAGGACAGTGGTCAAACAAATGAAAGCTCAAATTCTGAGGTTAAAAACAATGCCTTATACGATGAAGACAATTTTCATCCTAACAATTTAGGATATCAATTAATGGCTACAGCAATTCAAGAAAAAATAGTAGAGACAAAAGATTTGTGGTTAATAAAGGAGAGCAATTAA
- the lepB gene encoding signal peptidase I produces MKSLLTKGHLWLAVKYLLISLFIGVVIRGFLLIPVPVTGNSMDQTLSQGDMVLMEKFSKVRRFDVIVFQQSDGTIYIKRVIGLPGDEIRYEKDQLYINGNKISESFLTNNRNHDHQVSPYTTDFQLEELIGEKKLPPNEYFVLGDNRRISKDSRSFGTVQSKDILGKAQAVYYPIKHIKIIS; encoded by the coding sequence TTGAAATCTTTATTAACCAAAGGTCATTTATGGTTGGCCGTGAAATATTTATTAATTTCCCTCTTTATTGGTGTGGTGATTCGTGGATTCTTATTAATTCCTGTTCCGGTGACAGGCAATTCAATGGATCAAACCTTGAGTCAAGGGGACATGGTCTTGATGGAAAAGTTTAGTAAGGTAAGACGATTTGATGTTATTGTTTTTCAACAGTCCGATGGGACGATTTATATAAAACGAGTGATAGGACTCCCTGGTGATGAAATTCGATATGAAAAAGATCAACTTTACATCAATGGAAACAAAATATCTGAGTCTTTTCTTACCAACAATCGAAATCATGACCACCAAGTTTCTCCGTATACGACAGATTTTCAATTAGAAGAATTGATCGGTGAAAAGAAGTTGCCCCCCAATGAGTATTTTGTTTTAGGGGACAATCGGAGAATTTCAAAAGACAGCCGCTCTTTTGGAACTGTTCAAAGTAAGGATATTTTAGGGAAAGCGCAAGCAGTCTACTATCCGATAAAACATATTAAAATTATTTCGTAA
- a CDS encoding YozE family protein: MRRSFYHYILTQRGHRPNDPVEAFAESVAKDIMFPKHSDDYHEITDYLELSVDYLDSMDLFDQLWDKYLENNK; encoded by the coding sequence TTGAGAAGAAGCTTTTACCATTATATTTTGACTCAGCGTGGTCATCGTCCGAATGATCCTGTTGAGGCTTTTGCAGAGTCTGTTGCAAAAGACATCATGTTTCCTAAACATTCAGATGACTATCATGAGATTACGGATTACTTGGAACTAAGTGTGGATTATTTGGACTCAATGGATCTTTTTGATCAACTTTGGGATAAATATTTAGAAAACAATAAATAA
- a CDS encoding S41 family peptidase, with translation MKKRVKGKCALQKKTLPVSIFLISIVCTVVITAVVTHFIEQKQAMDNDSVVKITRNDLDDVQDLYDLISTNYVDKVNKEQLIQGALNGMTESLKDPESEFLTATETKELNAKVAGSFEGIGANLQLENRLPVIDRVPVKNSPAEKAKLKAEDVILEVNGQKTKDKSLDQISSMIRGNKGTQVKLLIKRGDEDFEVTLERDIVPEDTVKGNLDPEDKSIGSIQIDNFRETTALEFRTIIEQLRKEGAKSFIIDLRQNSGGLIAEAERVASYFLENGDTIAQFSNNKKIISIDKAGKKIDQGFKVKEPTVFLVDQESSYGAELLAAAVKNKNYPIIGVNTFGKGSVQSISPIGKDNYVQLTIMKWFAPDGSSVEGKGVAPTIEADYPEYAKLPPISKQSNWRIGDTGDVVKNINTILNALGYPTEGNVFNEATRDAVLKIQTENNLSATGALDDKTVDVLQEKVFKLVKTNDVAYAKALETLKK, from the coding sequence ATGAAAAAAAGGGTGAAAGGAAAATGCGCCTTGCAGAAAAAAACGTTACCAGTATCGATTTTTTTAATATCGATCGTATGTACTGTCGTGATCACTGCTGTTGTTACTCATTTTATTGAGCAGAAACAGGCAATGGATAATGACTCTGTCGTTAAAATCACGAGAAATGATTTGGACGATGTCCAAGATTTATATGATTTGATTAGTACCAATTATGTAGATAAAGTGAATAAAGAACAATTGATTCAAGGTGCTTTAAATGGAATGACAGAATCTTTAAAAGATCCTGAATCAGAGTTTCTGACGGCGACAGAAACAAAGGAACTGAATGCAAAAGTTGCTGGAAGCTTTGAAGGAATCGGAGCCAATTTGCAATTAGAAAATCGTTTGCCAGTTATTGACCGTGTTCCTGTAAAAAATTCTCCTGCTGAAAAAGCCAAATTGAAGGCAGAGGATGTTATTTTAGAAGTCAACGGCCAAAAAACAAAAGATAAATCGTTAGATCAAATTTCAAGTATGATTCGCGGAAACAAAGGGACTCAGGTCAAGTTACTTATTAAGCGCGGTGATGAAGATTTTGAGGTAACGTTAGAGCGTGATATTGTTCCAGAAGATACAGTCAAAGGCAATTTAGATCCAGAGGATAAATCAATTGGTTCCATTCAAATTGATAACTTTAGGGAAACCACTGCACTTGAATTTCGAACAATAATCGAACAGCTAAGAAAAGAAGGTGCGAAGTCATTTATTATAGACTTGCGCCAAAATTCTGGTGGATTGATCGCTGAAGCCGAACGAGTAGCAAGTTACTTTTTAGAAAATGGCGATACGATCGCTCAGTTTTCAAATAATAAAAAAATTATTTCCATTGATAAAGCAGGAAAAAAGATTGATCAAGGATTTAAAGTAAAGGAACCTACCGTTTTCCTGGTTGATCAAGAGAGCTCCTATGGTGCTGAGCTTTTAGCAGCAGCAGTCAAAAATAAGAACTATCCTATCATCGGGGTAAATACTTTTGGCAAAGGCAGTGTTCAAAGCATTAGCCCCATTGGAAAGGATAATTACGTCCAGTTAACTATCATGAAGTGGTTTGCTCCAGATGGTTCATCCGTCGAAGGCAAAGGAGTAGCTCCAACGATAGAAGCAGATTACCCTGAGTATGCAAAACTTCCACCCATTTCTAAGCAATCCAATTGGCGTATCGGGGACACTGGGGATGTAGTGAAGAATATCAATACGATATTAAACGCGTTGGGGTATCCAACAGAGGGTAATGTGTTTAATGAAGCGACACGAGATGCTGTCCTAAAAATTCAGACAGAAAACAATTTGTCTGCTACGGGTGCGTTGGATGACAAAACAGTTGATGTTTTGCAAGAAAAAGTCTTCAAGCTTGTTAAAACCAATGATGTTGCTTATGCAAAAGCTTTAGAAACATTAAAAAAATAG
- a CDS encoding DegV family protein, whose amino-acid sequence MPNVKIVTDSSCTIEKSVRDELNITVIPLSVMIDDVVYPDDDELTGEKFMAMMAQAKNLPKTSQPPIGYFAELYDELGKDGSSIVSIHMSHTLSGTAEAARQATFLSSSNVTVIDCGFIDQSQAFQVIEAAKLAQSGASLDEVLAGVEQVKNHSKLFIGISSLDNLVKGGRISRVAGVISSVLNMRVVMELEEGELLPITKGRGKKTFSKWFTAFKDELTKVNVKQIGISYAGKLEFIDEAKLALQEMFPDMHIPVLHTNPIVATHTGPGAFAIMYYTE is encoded by the coding sequence ATGCCAAATGTTAAAATTGTAACCGACTCTTCTTGTACGATTGAAAAATCGGTGCGAGATGAATTAAATATTACTGTAATTCCACTATCTGTCATGATTGATGACGTGGTCTATCCTGACGATGATGAGTTAACCGGTGAAAAGTTTATGGCCATGATGGCACAAGCTAAAAATTTACCGAAGACTAGCCAACCTCCAATTGGATATTTTGCCGAACTTTATGATGAATTAGGTAAAGATGGCAGCTCGATCGTCTCGATCCACATGTCTCATACTTTAAGCGGAACCGCTGAAGCTGCTAGACAAGCAACTTTCTTAAGTAGCAGTAATGTAACAGTTATTGATTGCGGATTTATTGACCAATCCCAAGCTTTTCAAGTGATCGAAGCTGCAAAATTGGCACAGTCAGGGGCAAGTCTAGATGAGGTCTTGGCAGGTGTCGAACAAGTAAAAAATCACAGCAAACTATTTATCGGTATTTCTTCACTTGATAACTTAGTGAAAGGCGGGCGCATTAGTCGAGTCGCAGGGGTTATTTCAAGTGTATTGAATATGCGAGTGGTCATGGAGCTTGAAGAGGGTGAATTATTACCCATTACGAAAGGCCGCGGGAAGAAAACATTTAGTAAATGGTTCACGGCATTTAAAGATGAGCTAACAAAAGTCAATGTAAAACAAATTGGTATTTCTTATGCTGGCAAACTTGAGTTTATCGATGAAGCCAAGCTAGCACTTCAAGAAATGTTCCCAGATATGCATATACCTGTGCTGCATACGAATCCAATCGTTGCCACGCATACGGGGCCGGGCGCATTTGCGATCATGTATTATACAGAGTAG
- a CDS encoding MarR family winged helix-turn-helix transcriptional regulator, with amino-acid sequence MENQTNEQFMRLQHDLRRYYHRKMAKKEGFGPHRGQGRVLTLLKMNPEISQKDLTFVLGMRPQSVGELLQKLEDKELITRKASDQDRRIMIIRLTDLGKEEAEKISERPDFGEELFADFTDGEKEEWSRLVEKLSETLKNQLGEEDSEESFGGGGDFAGPHSPHEHGPHGFRGPHGRGPGHPHHFDEFSGFNW; translated from the coding sequence ATGGAAAATCAAACGAATGAACAATTTATGAGATTACAACATGATTTGCGGCGTTATTATCATCGTAAAATGGCGAAAAAGGAGGGATTTGGTCCTCATCGAGGTCAAGGTCGCGTCTTAACTTTGTTGAAGATGAATCCAGAGATCAGTCAAAAAGACCTTACGTTTGTTTTAGGAATGAGACCACAATCTGTCGGAGAGCTGCTACAAAAACTTGAGGACAAAGAATTAATCACTCGAAAAGCGTCCGACCAAGATCGTCGAATCATGATTATTCGATTAACAGATCTCGGAAAAGAAGAAGCCGAAAAAATTTCAGAAAGACCTGATTTTGGCGAAGAGTTGTTTGCAGATTTTACAGATGGAGAAAAAGAAGAATGGTCACGTTTAGTTGAGAAACTAAGTGAAACGTTGAAGAATCAATTAGGTGAAGAAGATTCAGAAGAGTCCTTTGGCGGCGGTGGCGATTTTGCCGGTCCTCATTCCCCCCATGAACATGGCCCCCATGGCTTCAGAGGTCCTCATGGTAGAGGGCCTGGACATCCTCACCACTTTGATGAATTTAGTGGATTTAACTGGTAA
- a CDS encoding ABC-F family ATP-binding cassette domain-containing protein, producing the protein MKELKVTDLYKTFGDKTLFDRISFLIHEKDRIGLIGVNGTGKSSLLTILSGRDSGDGDVSAIDKASDYRIGYLPQEQNFSQELVVLDAVFQGDNPLMQTVRDYEKALLRLEYENNRESQRQFTLAEEAMNKQDTWTADSEAKAILNKLGIHELEKKIGELSGGQIKRVALAQVLIDAPDLLLLDEPTNHLDYDAIQWLEGYLKAYTGSLLMVTHDRYFLDHVTNRIFELSFGKLFEYQGNYESYLVEKAERDRVDMEQEGKRKQLYKQELAWMRAGAKARTTKQQARINRFEDLKENLHQVKTDGQLEMNIATTRLGKKVLELKEAEYSIGENVILNHFDLLIQTRERLGITGKNGAGKSTLLNILAGRLQLDDGLFEVGETVRLAYYTQQNETLDPNKRMIAYLQEAAEEVKQRNGSQIGVAELLERFLFPRFMHGTLIGKLSGGEKRRLYLLKLLIQQPNVLLLDEPTNDLDIATLTVLEDYLAEFSGAVITVSHDRYFLDKVAEKLLIFEGNGRIIPYFGSIMDFLEQQSPIKEEKQVKQKSQTKERKKKLSYNEQKEWDTIEEDISILESRIEDLTEEMNHQGDDFTKLQDLQKEIEKNEQLLEEMMNRWEYLSEILEDQ; encoded by the coding sequence ATGAAAGAATTAAAAGTTACGGATCTTTATAAAACATTTGGCGATAAAACTTTATTTGATCGTATTTCCTTTCTAATCCATGAAAAGGATAGAATCGGTCTGATCGGTGTAAATGGAACAGGGAAATCAAGTTTACTGACAATACTCTCTGGGAGAGACAGCGGCGATGGGGATGTTTCAGCAATCGACAAGGCGAGCGATTATCGAATTGGCTATTTGCCGCAAGAGCAAAATTTTTCTCAAGAGTTAGTAGTTCTCGATGCTGTTTTCCAGGGAGATAATCCGTTAATGCAGACTGTTCGGGATTATGAGAAAGCGTTGTTACGTTTAGAGTATGAGAATAATAGAGAATCACAGCGTCAATTTACCTTGGCAGAAGAAGCAATGAATAAGCAGGATACATGGACTGCAGATAGCGAAGCAAAAGCGATTTTAAATAAACTTGGAATTCATGAATTAGAGAAAAAGATTGGCGAACTTTCTGGTGGTCAAATTAAGCGAGTGGCTTTAGCTCAAGTTCTAATCGATGCACCCGATCTATTATTATTGGATGAACCAACAAATCATCTTGATTATGATGCCATTCAGTGGTTAGAGGGTTACTTAAAAGCGTATACAGGTTCTCTTTTAATGGTTACCCATGATCGGTATTTCTTGGATCATGTGACGAATCGCATTTTTGAGCTTTCTTTTGGGAAACTATTTGAATATCAAGGAAATTATGAGTCTTATTTAGTGGAAAAAGCGGAACGCGATCGCGTGGACATGGAGCAAGAGGGAAAAAGAAAGCAATTATATAAACAAGAACTCGCTTGGATGAGAGCTGGGGCAAAAGCGCGAACGACAAAGCAACAGGCGCGTATAAACCGTTTTGAAGATTTGAAAGAAAATCTTCATCAAGTAAAGACTGACGGACAGCTTGAAATGAATATAGCAACTACTCGTCTTGGAAAAAAAGTTTTAGAGTTGAAAGAAGCAGAGTACAGCATTGGTGAAAACGTAATTTTGAACCATTTTGATTTGCTCATTCAAACTAGAGAACGGTTAGGTATCACTGGGAAAAACGGTGCAGGTAAATCAACACTGCTGAATATTCTAGCTGGACGTCTACAATTAGACGATGGTTTATTTGAAGTTGGGGAAACGGTTCGTTTGGCTTATTACACACAACAAAATGAAACATTAGACCCAAACAAGCGTATGATCGCGTATTTACAAGAAGCTGCGGAAGAAGTGAAACAGCGAAACGGCTCTCAAATTGGCGTAGCAGAACTATTGGAGCGTTTTTTATTCCCACGTTTTATGCACGGGACATTGATTGGAAAATTGTCTGGTGGGGAAAAACGACGGCTGTATTTGCTAAAATTATTGATTCAACAGCCGAATGTATTGCTCTTAGATGAACCGACGAATGACTTAGACATTGCTACGTTGACTGTATTAGAGGATTATTTAGCAGAATTTTCAGGAGCGGTTATTACGGTTTCGCATGATCGCTATTTCCTAGATAAGGTTGCGGAAAAGTTACTTATTTTTGAAGGGAACGGCAGGATCATTCCTTACTTCGGTTCCATTATGGATTTCTTGGAACAGCAGTCTCCAATAAAAGAAGAAAAGCAAGTCAAACAAAAAAGTCAAACAAAGGAACGAAAGAAAAAGCTTTCCTATAATGAACAAAAAGAGTGGGATACAATCGAAGAGGACATTTCAATTCTAGAAAGCAGAATAGAAGACTTAACAGAAGAAATGAACCATCAAGGGGACGACTTCACGAAGCTGCAAGATTTACAAAAAGAAATTGAAAAAAACGAACAATTACTTGAGGAGATGATGAATCGCTGGGAATATCTCAGTGAGATCTTAGAAGATCAATAA